A stretch of DNA from Microbacterium sp. LWS13-1.2:
GACCTCCGTGCCGTCCAGGAGATACTCGGCCACGCGAGCCTCGGAACCACGCAGATCTACACCCACGTCTCGAGCGAGCGGCTGGCGGCGTCCTACCGTCTCGCCCACCCGCGCGCCTGAGCAGGCGGGCTCTCAGCAGCAGGGCAGGAGCACCGCTCGCGGCACGCCGCCGAGCAGCACGAGGGGGTTGATGTACCGGCCATCGAGGCGCACGCCGAGATGCAGCGCGCCGGGCGCGGTGTGACCGCCTGCGGAGACGCGCCCCACAGCGGCACCGGCAGCCACCGGCGCGCCGGCGACGAGTGTGGACTCCACGGGCTCGAGAGTGGAGACGAGTCCATCGCCGTGGTCGATCGTCAGAACACCACGTCCGGCCACCTGGCCGGAGAAGGCGACCGCGCCCGCCGCGGGGGCGGAGACGCCGTCCTCGCCGAGGACGGCGAGGTCGATGCCCCGGTGGCCCGGGCCGTACTCGTGGGGTGGGGCGACGAAGGGACGCTCGAGGCGGAACGCGTCCACGGGCCACAGCCAGTCGCGCGCGAGAGCAACCGACCCGCCGTCCGCGGAACGCCCTGCCGGACCGTCGGGGTCATCCGGGTTCGATGCCGACGCGGTCACAGGCACTGCGGCGATCCACACGACGAGCGCGAGCGCCGCTGCCGCACGAAATCGCGGGAGTGGAGCCGGGGCGATGGTGCGCATCACCTGACCCTGCCGCACGCCGTTCGGGCGCGATGGCCCCCGTCGCGGACCCGTGGAGAACCGTCGCCTTCGCCCTGCGGGGGAGGAGGCTCGGCCCGGTCGCCTGCTGATACACTGGATGCGCACTCCGCATGTCGGAGTGACTCCGCGTGCCCACAGCGCCACGCACCCCGAGTCTGACGGAGGGTGACGGCGCGGCATCCACTCCCAACGGTCCCTGCGAACGCTCATGAGCGGGCGCTGGGTGGGAATGTGCCGGGCACCAGGCTCGCCGGCTCCACGCCGGCGCGAGAACAACCGCAACAGGCGCGCACGCGCCGGAACAGGAGAACGGCCATGGCCGTCGTCACCATTCGCCAGCTGCTCGACAGCGGCGTGCACTTCGGACACCAGACCCGCCGGTGGAACCCGAAGGTCAAGCGCTTCATCCTCACGGAGCGCAGCGGCATCCACATCATCGACCTGCAGCAGTCGCTGACGTACATCGACAAGGCGTACGAGTTCGTCAAGGAGACCGTCGCGCACGGCGGCACCATCCTCTTCGTCGGCACCAAGAAGCAGGCGCAGGAAGTCATCGCCGAGCAGGCGACCCGCGTGGGCCAGCCCTACGTCAACCAGCGCTGGCTGGGCGGTCTGCTCACCAACTTCTCGACCGTGTCGAAGCGTCTTGCCCGCATGAAGGAGCTCGAGGAGCTCGACTTCGAGGACCCGGCCGCGAGCGGCTTCACCAAGAAGGAGCTCCTCCTCAAGAAGCGCGAGCTCGACAAGCTGCACAAGTCGCTCGGCGGCATCCGCAACCTCCAGAAGACCCCCTCGGCCATCTGGGTCGTCGACGCCAAGCGCGAGCATCTTGCCATCGACGAGGCGTCGAAGCTCGGCATCCCCGTGATCGGCATCCTCGACACGAACGCCGACCCCGACGAGTTCCAGTACCCGATCCCCGGCAACGACGACGCGATCCGCTCGGTGGGCCTGCTCACCCGCATCATCGCCGACGCCGCCGCGGAGGGCCTGATCCAGCGCCACCAGCCCACCGACGAGACCGCTGACGCGGAGCCTCTCGCCGACTGGGAGCGCGAGCTGCTCGAGCAGGGCGCGCCCGTCGAGACCGACGTCGCCGAGGTCGAGACCATCGCGACCGAGTCGGCCGCCGACGAGGCCGGCGCCGAGGCTGCTGAGGCCGTCGAGACCGCTGTCGCCGCTGAGACCGATGAGGTCGTCGAGACCGCTGAGGCCGCTGACGCTGCCGAGGTCGCCGAGGCGACCCCCGCCGAGTAAGCCTCACTCACACTCCGCCTCGGCGGGATCGTCCTGGCCTCACGGCTGGACGGTCCCGCCGAGGCATCCACGAGAACTCACGAGAATCAAGGAGCCGCCACCCATGGCAAACTTCACGATCGCCGACATCAAGGCCCTGCGCGAGCAGCTAGGCACCGGCATGGTCGACACCAAGAAGGCGCTCGAGGAGGCCGACGGCGACCTCGAGAAGGCCGTCGAGATCCTGCGTCTGAAGGGCGCGAAGGGCAACGCCAAGCGCGCCGACCGCTCCACGAGCGAGGGACTGGTCGCGGCCAAGGAGGTCGACGGTCAGGTCACGATCATCGAGCTCAACACCGAGACAGACTTCGTCGCGAAGAACGAGCGCTTCATCGCCCTCGCCGACAAGGTGCTCGACGCCGCCGCTGCCGCTCACGCCGACTCGGCCGAGGCTGCGCTGGCCGCGCCCGCCGGCACGCAGACGGTCGCCGAGCTCATCTCGGACGAGGCCGCCATCATCGGCGAGAAGGTCGAGCTGCGTCGGGTGAGCACGCTCTCGGGCGACAACTTCGAGATCTACCTCCACAAGACCAGCAAGGACCTGCCGCCGCAGGTGGGCGTCGTGCTCGCCTACTCGGGCGACGACGCCGAGACGGCGCGCAGCATCGCGCAGCACATCTCGTTCGCCAACCCCTCGTACCTGTCGCGCGACGAGGTCCCCGAGGCGGATGTCGACAAGGAGCGCGAGATCGTCACCGAGATCTCGCGCAACGAGGGCAAGCCCGAGGCGGCTCTTCCGAAGATCGTCGAGGGCCGCGTCAATGCGTTCTTCAAGCAGGTCTCGCTTCTCGACCAGGACTACGCGAAGGACAACAAGCAGTCGGTCGCGCAGGTCGCGAAGGCCGCCGGTCTGACCCTGACGGGCTTCGCCCGCTACAAGGTCGGCGCCTGATCCATTGAGAAGGCCCGCATCGGCAATCCGATGCGGGCCTTTTCTCATGCCCTTCGGTAGTTTGTCGTAGACGAGAGGACCACAGTGATCAACGAGAACACCGGGCGCCGCCGCGTCCTTCTGAAGCTGTCCGGCGAGGCGTTCGGTGGGGGGCAACTGGGTGTCAACCCCGACGTGGTCAGCCAGATGGCGCAGGAGATAGCCGCCGCGGTCGACCGCGTCGAGATCGCCGTCGTCGTCGGAGGCGGCAACTTCTTCCGCGGCGCCGAGCTCAGCCAGCGCGGCATGGACCGCGGTCGCGCCGACTACATGGGCATGCTGGGCACCGTGATGAACGCCCTGGCCCTCCAGGACTTCCTCGAGCAGGCGGGCGCCGCCACGCGCGTGCAGTCGGCCATCTCGATGACCCAGGTCGCCGAGCCGTACATCCCACGGCGCGCAGAGCGGCACATGGAGAAGGGCCGGGTCGTGATCTTCGGCGCCGGCGCAGGCCTGCCGTACTTCTCCACCGACACCGTGGCCGCCCAGCGAGCGCTCGAGATCGACGCGCAGGAGGTCCTCGTCGCGAAGAACGGCGTGGACGGGGTCTACACGGCCGACCCGAAGAAGGATGCCTCGGCCACGCTGATCGATCGCATCACGTACCTCGACGCGCTGCAGCGAGGCCTCAAGGTCGTCGACTCGACCGCTTTCAGCCTCTGCATGGACAACCGCATGGACATGCGGGTGTTCGGCATGGAGCCGGCGGGCAACGTGACGAAGGCGCTCCTCGGCGAGCCCATCGGCACGCTCGTCACGGCGTGACGACGCTGCCGCCGATACACTTGACCAGCCCCATCTACCTGAAGGAGACACTGTGATCGCGGACGTCTTGGCCGATGCCGGAGTGCGCATGGACCGCGCTGTCGAGGGTGCGAAGGAGGACTTCGCGACGGTGCGCACCGGACGCGCGAACCCGCAGCTGTTCCAGAAGGTCCTCGTCGACTACTACGGCAGCCCGACGCCGCTCGCGCAGCTCGCGTCGATCAACAACCCCGAGGCGCGCACCCTCCTCATCACCCCGTACGACAAGTCGGCGCTGAAGGCGATCGAGCAGGCGATCCGCGACATCCCGAACCTGGGGGTGAACCCGACGAACGACGGCAACCTCGTGCGCGTCACGATGCCGGAGCTCACCGAGGAGCGTCGCAAGGAGTACGTCAAGCTCGTGCGCGGCAAGGGCGAGGATGCCAAGGTGCATGTGCGCGGCATCCGCCGCAAGGCCAAGGACGACATCGACGCCCTCAAGGGCGAGGTCGGCGAGGACGAGCTCGCCCGCGCCGAAAAGGAACTCGACGCGCTGACGCGCGCCCACGTCGACGGGATCGACGACGCGCTCAAGCGCAAAGAGGCCGAGCTCCTCGAAGTCTGAGGTCTGCCCATGACCGACGCACCGGACCCGCCGCGCGGCGAAGAGGCCGCTTCTCCGCAGACGCGGCGCGAAGCGGGCGACGCACGGCGTGCCGCGGAGGCACATGACACCCCGCCGGCGCTGCAGGCCCATCTGCGCGCTGCGCGCAGTGAGCTGGAGAGCCAGGTCGCGCAGGCGAAGGCGGACTTCGAGGAGGCGAACGAGCGCATCAAGGAGCGCACGGGGCGCGACCTCATCGTCGCGACCCTGATCGGGCTGGCCATCGGGGTCGCCCTGCTCGGCTCGCTGATCTTCGTGAAGTGGGCGTTCGTCCCGTTCGCCCTGGCGGCAGCGCTGCTCGCGATGTTCGAGTTCTCCCGCGCGCTGATCGCCAGCGGACGCCGCGTCGATCTGGTCCCGCAGCTCGTCGCGGGTGCCATCGTCGTGCTGTCGGCCTATTTCGTGGACGCGTGGCTGCAGTGGGTGCTGCTGTTCGTGGTCCTGGCGTTCCTGGTGGTCTGGCGGCTGGTCGCGCAGATGGCCTCCCACGACGGCCGCGTTTACTCCGCCGTGCTCGGGGATGTGCTGATCGCCACCTTCCTGCAGCTGTATGTGGCGTTCCTCACGAGTCTCTGCCTCGTGCTGCTGAGCAAGGACGGCGGCGAGTGGTGGGTGCTGTCGTTCATCATCGTTGCGGTCGCCGTCGACACCGGCGCGTACATCGCGGGCATCACCCTGGGCAAGCATCCGATGGCTCCCCGCATCAGCCCCAAGAAGACGTGGGAGGGCTTCGCCGGCGCCGCGGCGGCGGCCACCATCGCCGGCGTGCTGGTCGGCATGTTCATGCTCGGTCTCGACTGGTGGATGGGCGCGGTGTTCGGCATCCTGATCCTCGCCACCGCCACGGTCGGCGACCTGGGAGAATCGATGATCAAGCGCGATCTCGGCATCAAGGACATGAGTTCCTGGCTGCCCGGTCACGGCGGCGTCCTCGATCGACTCGATTCGATCCTGCTGTCGGTCGTGGCGGCGCTGTCCCTCTACTACCTCTTCACTCCGCTGGTGGCATCATGACGGCATCCGAGACGACCTCCCGGACATCCTTCCCCGAGGCCCGAGGGCGCGAGAAGGGCTACGACAAGGAGCCGGTCGACGAGTTCCTCGCTCGCGCCCGCGCGTCGTTCGAGCAGGGCAGCGCGTCCCTCACGTCGGCCGACGTGCGCCAGGTGGCATTCCCGCTCGTGCGGCACGGGTACGCGATCGCGTCGGTCGATGCGGCGCTCGGTCGCATCGAAGACGCGTTCGCTGCGCGTGAGCGCGCGTCCGCGATGGCGGCCGCAGGCGCCCGCGCATGGGTCGGCCACACGCGGGAGCTCGCGCAGGAGGTGCTGGATCGACTGTCGCGTCCCACCGGGCGCCGTTTCGACCGGGTGTCCCGGCTGCGCTACGGCTACCGGGTCGCCGAGGTGGACCTCGTCACCGACAAGCTCGCGCGCTTTCTCGAGACCGGCGACTCCGTGACCGTCGAGCAGGTGCGCGCGGTCGCGTTCCGCATGCAGCGCGGCGGCTACCGCGAGACGCAGGTGGATGCCGTGCTCGATGCGGTCGTCGAGGTGATGCTCGCGGTGAAGTGACACGCACGGGTGTCGCGGATGGCACGCCCTCGTGCCGGTATGCGAGAATCGGGGCACTGTGACTTCCGGAAACGAGCTGAACCCGACCAGGCGCGCCCGTCGTCACGAGGTGTCGACCCGGGCCGCGGGACGCGTCGTCTCGACGGCATCAGCCGCGCCGTCGGCGCCCGCACGCGCGGCCGGTTCCTCTGCCCGGTGGTCACGTCGCCGCGGTGTGCTGGGAGGCTTCGCCGCCTTCGCGGTGCTCGGGTTCGTGGTCGCCTACATCGGTCCGACCGGCCTCGCGCTCGCGCAGGCCACGGCCGAAGAGGAGTCGCAGGTCTCGCTGTACGCCAGCTCGCTCGACGACGTGCAGTCCCTGAGCGGCGACGGCAGCGCTCAGGTCGCGGAGCCTGCAGCGCTCGACCGCGGCGGCTACTCCGTGTATGTGAAGCCCAAGCCCACCCCGACCGTGGCGCCGACGACGGCATCGAAGTCCGCGTCCAGCGGCTGGCGGCCTCCGTTCGTCACGCCCGACCCCGGCACCGCGCAGGCCATCGCCTACGACATGGTGCTCGCCCGTGGCTGGGGCGACGACCAGTTCGCCTGCCTGGTCGCACTGTGGAACAAGGAATCCGGCTGGCGGGTCAACGCCTACAACGCCGGCAGCGGCGCCTACGGCATCCCTCAGGCGCTGCCGGGCAGCAAGATGGCGACCGCGGGTGCCGACTGGGAGACCAACCCGGCGACCCAGATCACCTGGGGCCTGGGCTACATCGGCGGGCGCTACGGGACTCCGTGCGGTGCCTGGGACCACTCGCAGCGCACGGGCTGGTATTGAGCCGTGCCCCGATCGAACCGCCGCCGTCCTGATTCGAGCGGCGACGAGTCCTTCGAGCGACTCCTCGCCGGCTGGAAGCGCAGCGAGATGCGACGCGGTGTGGAATGGATCGTGCAGCCGGTCTCGGCGGCCCAGGCGCAGAAGCCTTACACGTGTCCGGGCTGCGGGCGCCAGGTCGACATCGGTGTCGCGCATCTGGTGGCCTGGCGCGCCGACGGGGTGCTGGGCGATGCCGCGGATCTCGCCGCGCGTCGGCACTGGCATCAGCACTGCTGGAAGGTGGCGTGACATGGAGATCCGCGGACCGATGCTGCTCCCCGCCCGGCGCGAGGACGTCGAGCTCGAGACGCTCGACGGGCTGACGCTCGTCGGCGAGCTCGCCCTGCCCGAGAACCGGGAGCCGATCGCGACCCTCGTGACGCTGCATCCCCTGCCGACGGCCGGCGGATTCATGGACTCGCACATCATCCGCAAAGCAGCCGGGCGCCTTCCCGCGCTGGCGGATCTCGCGGTGCTGCGGTTCAACACGCGGGGCACGACCTCACCGCGGGGCACGAGCGAGGGCGCCTTCGACGGCGGCCGGTCCGAGGCCTTCGATGTCGCCGCGGCGATGGACTTCGTGCACACCCGAGGTCTGCCGCGGCCGTGGCTGGTCGGATGGTCGTTCGGCACCGAGCTCGCGCTGAAGTACGGGCGCGATCACGCGGTCGAGGGGGCTGTCCTGCTGTCGCCGCCGCTGCACCGCGCGACCGCGGAAGAGATCGCGGCGTGGGCGGGCGACGACAGACGCCTGATCGTGCTGGTACCGGAGTTCGACGACTATCTCCGACCGGATGCCGCGGCCGAGCGCTTCGCGAGCGTGCCCGAGGCGGTCCTGATCCCGGTCGAGGGCGCCAAGCATCTGTGGGTGGGGGAGAACCAGACCCGTCGAGTGCTGACCGAGATCGTGGCGGCCGTCAATCCGGACGCGCTGCCGCTGCCACTGGAGTGGGACGGACCCGTCGTCGACGCGTGACCGGGCGCACCCACGGGCCCGGGCTGGACCGGACCCGCCTCAGCGCTCGTTCTGGCGCGGGATGACGACCTGACGGTAGATGATCAGGATGCTTGCAGCCACCGGGATGGCGACCAGGGCGCCCAGCAGGCCCAGCAGTGATCCGCCGGCGAGGGCGGCGATCACGACGACCGCTCCAGGCACCGAGACGGCCCGCCCCATGATGCGCGGCGAGATCACGTACGCCTCGATCTGCATGTAGATCAGGTAGTAGATGGCCGCGATGAGCGCGGTCGTGGGGGAGCCCACCACCAGGCAGGTCAGGACGATGATGATGGAGCCGGTCAGGGTGCCGACCAGCGGGATCAGCGAGAAGAAGAACGCGATCACGGCGAGCACCGCGGGGAACGGCGCTTTGATGATCGACAGGAAGATCGCGCTCAGCACGCCGTTGATGAGACCCAGCGTCACCTGGCCGATGACGTAGTAGCCGACGGAGTCGGTGATCTGCTCACCGAGGTCCATGAACCGCGCCCGCTTCGAGGCCGGGACCAGCTGGTAGACCGAGCGCTTCAGGCTCGGAGTCGACGCCGTGAAGTAGATGGTGAGGATCAGCACGATGAAAGCGCCCGCGAAGCCCGCGATGAGC
This window harbors:
- a CDS encoding phosphatidate cytidylyltransferase is translated as MTDAPDPPRGEEAASPQTRREAGDARRAAEAHDTPPALQAHLRAARSELESQVAQAKADFEEANERIKERTGRDLIVATLIGLAIGVALLGSLIFVKWAFVPFALAAALLAMFEFSRALIASGRRVDLVPQLVAGAIVVLSAYFVDAWLQWVLLFVVLAFLVVWRLVAQMASHDGRVYSAVLGDVLIATFLQLYVAFLTSLCLVLLSKDGGEWWVLSFIIVAVAVDTGAYIAGITLGKHPMAPRISPKKTWEGFAGAAAAATIAGVLVGMFMLGLDWWMGAVFGILILATATVGDLGESMIKRDLGIKDMSSWLPGHGGVLDRLDSILLSVVAALSLYYLFTPLVAS
- a CDS encoding DivIVA domain-containing protein, with the translated sequence MTASETTSRTSFPEARGREKGYDKEPVDEFLARARASFEQGSASLTSADVRQVAFPLVRHGYAIASVDAALGRIEDAFAARERASAMAAAGARAWVGHTRELAQEVLDRLSRPTGRRFDRVSRLRYGYRVAEVDLVTDKLARFLETGDSVTVEQVRAVAFRMQRGGYRETQVDAVLDAVVEVMLAVK
- the tsf gene encoding translation elongation factor Ts; the encoded protein is MANFTIADIKALREQLGTGMVDTKKALEEADGDLEKAVEILRLKGAKGNAKRADRSTSEGLVAAKEVDGQVTIIELNTETDFVAKNERFIALADKVLDAAAAAHADSAEAALAAPAGTQTVAELISDEAAIIGEKVELRRVSTLSGDNFEIYLHKTSKDLPPQVGVVLAYSGDDAETARSIAQHISFANPSYLSRDEVPEADVDKEREIVTEISRNEGKPEAALPKIVEGRVNAFFKQVSLLDQDYAKDNKQSVAQVAKAAGLTLTGFARYKVGA
- a CDS encoding lytic transglycosylase domain-containing protein; this translates as MTSGNELNPTRRARRHEVSTRAAGRVVSTASAAPSAPARAAGSSARWSRRRGVLGGFAAFAVLGFVVAYIGPTGLALAQATAEEESQVSLYASSLDDVQSLSGDGSAQVAEPAALDRGGYSVYVKPKPTPTVAPTTASKSASSGWRPPFVTPDPGTAQAIAYDMVLARGWGDDQFACLVALWNKESGWRVNAYNAGSGAYGIPQALPGSKMATAGADWETNPATQITWGLGYIGGRYGTPCGAWDHSQRTGWY
- a CDS encoding alpha/beta hydrolase, which gives rise to MEIRGPMLLPARREDVELETLDGLTLVGELALPENREPIATLVTLHPLPTAGGFMDSHIIRKAAGRLPALADLAVLRFNTRGTTSPRGTSEGAFDGGRSEAFDVAAAMDFVHTRGLPRPWLVGWSFGTELALKYGRDHAVEGAVLLSPPLHRATAEEIAAWAGDDRRLIVLVPEFDDYLRPDAAAERFASVPEAVLIPVEGAKHLWVGENQTRRVLTEIVAAVNPDALPLPLEWDGPVVDA
- the rpsB gene encoding 30S ribosomal protein S2, translated to MAVVTIRQLLDSGVHFGHQTRRWNPKVKRFILTERSGIHIIDLQQSLTYIDKAYEFVKETVAHGGTILFVGTKKQAQEVIAEQATRVGQPYVNQRWLGGLLTNFSTVSKRLARMKELEELDFEDPAASGFTKKELLLKKRELDKLHKSLGGIRNLQKTPSAIWVVDAKREHLAIDEASKLGIPVIGILDTNADPDEFQYPIPGNDDAIRSVGLLTRIIADAAAEGLIQRHQPTDETADAEPLADWERELLEQGAPVETDVAEVETIATESAADEAGAEAAEAVETAVAAETDEVVETAEAADAAEVAEATPAE
- the frr gene encoding ribosome recycling factor; protein product: MIADVLADAGVRMDRAVEGAKEDFATVRTGRANPQLFQKVLVDYYGSPTPLAQLASINNPEARTLLITPYDKSALKAIEQAIRDIPNLGVNPTNDGNLVRVTMPELTEERRKEYVKLVRGKGEDAKVHVRGIRRKAKDDIDALKGEVGEDELARAEKELDALTRAHVDGIDDALKRKEAELLEV
- the pyrH gene encoding UMP kinase, with translation MINENTGRRRVLLKLSGEAFGGGQLGVNPDVVSQMAQEIAAAVDRVEIAVVVGGGNFFRGAELSQRGMDRGRADYMGMLGTVMNALALQDFLEQAGAATRVQSAISMTQVAEPYIPRRAERHMEKGRVVIFGAGAGLPYFSTDTVAAQRALEIDAQEVLVAKNGVDGVYTADPKKDASATLIDRITYLDALQRGLKVVDSTAFSLCMDNRMDMRVFGMEPAGNVTKALLGEPIGTLVTA
- a CDS encoding AI-2E family transporter, whose protein sequence is MKLHSPFRTALLATLGVGLGLLLIGSIQNLQTILLYVGTALFLSLGLDPIVAWLERRKLPRWAAVLITILGVLAVFAGIILMIVPIIVQQIGQLVTTIEELAGEGMFDDPVGAIQDWLHGVFPALDVDEVWAYIEDWYASLDVGAIGSEVGGSIITIVGALIAGFAGAFIVLILTIYFTASTPSLKRSVYQLVPASKRARFMDLGEQITDSVGYYVIGQVTLGLINGVLSAIFLSIIKAPFPAVLAVIAFFFSLIPLVGTLTGSIIIVLTCLVVGSPTTALIAAIYYLIYMQIEAYVISPRIMGRAVSVPGAVVVIAALAGGSLLGLLGALVAIPVAASILIIYRQVVIPRQNER
- a CDS encoding M23 family metallopeptidase, which translates into the protein MRTIAPAPLPRFRAAAALALVVWIAAVPVTASASNPDDPDGPAGRSADGGSVALARDWLWPVDAFRLERPFVAPPHEYGPGHRGIDLAVLGEDGVSAPAAGAVAFSGQVAGRGVLTIDHGDGLVSTLEPVESTLVAGAPVAAGAAVGRVSAGGHTAPGALHLGVRLDGRYINPLVLLGGVPRAVLLPCC